The Coffea arabica cultivar ET-39 chromosome 8e, Coffea Arabica ET-39 HiFi, whole genome shotgun sequence genome window below encodes:
- the LOC113703826 gene encoding carboxylesterase 1-like, translated as MADQIAQVEASHPPEDLYGAQGFIPLGFIRNPDGSITREVVDPINPVSSYDSSPILLVKDIPVNPSKNTWVRVFLPKEPIKSSPDKKLPLLIYIHGGGLIKCSAAHPFFDDIYSIFAADIPAVILTIEYRLAPEHRLPAAYEDCLEVLQWIKNSQDEWLTQHADLSNSFIFGNSAGGNIAYHVCLIASSCVDDLKPLNIKGVILHQPFLGGVKRTESELRGVNDKILPQAVVDITWELALPVGADRDHEFCNPMLSVKLGQFDAIKGLGWKILVAGYEGDPLSDRQVELAKILEESGVEVVAKFDKGGYHGIEFYELPKMKILCDVVKKFVESFANVTA; from the coding sequence ATGGCTGATCAGATTGCACAAGTTGAAGCAAGCCATCCTCCTGAAGATCTCTATGGTGCTCAGGGCTTCATCCCTCTGGGCTTCATCCGGAATCCTGATGGCTCCATCACGCGTGAAGTCGTTGATCCCATCAACCCCGTCTCCTCCTACGATAGCAGTCCTATTCTTCTTGTCAAGGACATCCCAGTAAACCCATCTAAAAACACCTGGGTTCGTGTATTCCTACCTAAAGAACCAATTAAATCCTCCCCGGACAAAAAACTTCCTCTCCTGATTTATATCCATGGTGGAGGACTTATAAAGTGCAGCGCAGCCCACCCCTTTTTTGATGATATTTATAGTATTTTTGCCGCTGATATTCCGGCAGTGATCTTAACCATCGAGTATCGTCTTGCTCCGGAGCATAGGCTGCCGGCAGCCTATGAAGATTGCTTGGAAGTTCTGCAGTGGATCAAGAATTCCCAAGACGAATGGTTGACACAACATGCGGATTTATCAAACAGTTTCATCTTCGGCAACAGCGCCGGAGGAAACATTGCCTATCATGTTTGTTTGATTGCATCTTCATGTGTTGATGATCTTAAGCCTTTGAATATCAAAGGAGTGATTTTGCATCAACCATTTTTGGGTGGCGTCAAGAGGACAGAATCAGAGCTGAGGGGGGTTAATGACAAGATTTTACCACAAGCTGTTGTTGACATTACGTGGGAGCTAGCATTGCCCGTTGGAGCTGATCGAGATCACGAATTTTGTAATCCGATGCTCAGCGTCAAATTAGGCCAATTTGATGCGATTAAAGGTCTAGGATGGAAGATTTTGGTGGCTGGCTATGAAGGTGATCCATTGTCTGATCGTCAAGTTGAACTTGCCAAAATCTTGGAAGAGAGTGGTGTGGAAGTGGTGGCTAAGTTTGATAAAGGAGGTTATCACGGTATTGAATTTTATGAGCttccaaaaatgaaaattcttTGTGATGTTGTTAAAAAGTTTgtagaatcctttgcaaatGTAACTGCGTAG
- the LOC113703831 gene encoding uncharacterized protein, which yields MKVLKFEELNKKELFLLTFLGLLSSFGLHACDLIFDPELEKTARRTRKETRQLREEHSSATSQRPESEIEPTDSFGDISSDSEQEQIPMANARTLRELAAPDLNQQPLCITFPTLNDNTPFELKSGLIHLLPSFHGLPGEEPYKHLQEFDVVCNSMKPPDITEEQIKMRAFPFSLKDSAKDWLYYLPPGSITTWNQLKKKFLDKYFSASRAASLRKEICEIKQHPGESLYEYWEWFKKLCRMCPQHQISEQLLMQYFYEGLLFRDRSIIDAASGGALVNKTSQEARELIERMAENSQQFNSREDVPIRKVNEVETYSMQQQQLTELTSFVRQLAVGNASQARVCGICTGMGHSADMCPMLQEETAEQVNMAGHAPAPRKQYDPYSSTYNLGWRDHPNLSYGGNRQPNFAPNRQSNFVPNKLKKSKKQDKEKEILEVFRKRLRGDERVIVGENVSAVLQRKLPPKCGDPGMFTIPCRIGNTVIRRAMLDLGASINVMPKSIYASLKLDPLKETEIIIQLADRTNAYPDGLVEDVLVKVNDLVFPSDFYVLDMDNDHSPVGVGTGRVPAPNVKWLTRP from the exons ATGAAGGTGCTCAAGTTTGAAGAATT GAACAAAAAGGAATtgtttcttttgacttttcttggACTTCTTAGTAGCTTTGGTCTCCACGCAT gtgatttgatttttgaccctgaacTAGAGAAGACTGCGCGTAGGACAAGAAAAGAGACCAGACAGCTCAGAGAGGAGCACTCTAGTGCTACATCTCAGAGACCTGAGTCAGAAATTGAACCAACAGATTCATTTGGCGACATTTCGAGTGACTCGGAGCAAGAACAAATCCCCATGGCTAATGCAcgaacattaagggagttggctgctcctgatttaaatcagcagcctCTATGCATTACTTTCCCCACTTTAAATGATAACACTccatttgagttaaaatctGGTCTGATTCATCTTTTACCCTCTTTTCATGGTTTACCAGGTGAAGAGCCGTATAAGCATCTGCAGGAGTTTGATGTCGTGTGCAATAGTATGAAGCCCCCGGACATTACAgaagagcagataaaaatgagggcattccccttttccttgaagGATTCTGCAAAGGACTGGTTATACTACCTACCACCAGGTAGCATCACCACATGGAACcagttgaagaaaaaatttttagataaatatttttCTGCGTCCAGGGCTGCAAGTctgagaaaagaaatttgcgagATCAAGCAGCACCCAGGAGAGTCACTCTATGAGTATTGGGAATGGTTCAAGAAGTTGTGCAGAATGTGCCCCCAACACCAAATAAGTGAGCAGTTGCTCATGCAGTATTTTTATGAGGGGCTCCTTTTCAGAGACAGGAGCATaattgatgctgcaagtggaggggcacTGGTGAACAAAACCTCTCAGGAAGCACGGGAGTTAATAGAGAGGATGGCAGAGAATTCACAACAATTCAATTCGAGAGAGGACGTCCCAATACGTAAGGTAAATGAGGTAGAGACATACTCtatgcagcagcagcagctaaCTGAGTTGACCTCGTTTGTTAGGCAACTGGCTGTAGGGAATGCATCTCAAGCCAGGGTGTGCGGGATTTGCACTGGTATGGGTCACTCTGCAGACATGTGCCCAATGCTTCAGGAAGAAACTGCAGAacaggtgaacatggctggCCACGCGCCCGCGCCAAGAAAGCAGTACGACCCTTACTCAAGTACCTACAATCTCGGGTGGAGAGATCATCCCAACCTCAGTTACGGAGGAAATAGGCAGCCCAACTTTGCACCGAACAGGCAGTCTAATTTCGTGCCAAATAA GttgaaaaaatcaaagaaacagGATAAGGAGAAGGAGATTTTGGAGGTTTTTCGCAAG AGGTTGAGGGGAGATGAGAGAGTCATTGTTGGGGAGAATGTGTCAGCAGTCCTGCAGAGAAAGCTTCCACCCAAGTGCGGGgacccaggtatgtttactatccCTTGTAGGATAGGTAACACTGTGATTAGAAGGGCCATGTTGGATCTGGGAGCAtcaattaatgtcatgcctaaatCTATATATGCTTCTCTAAAACTAGATCCATTAAAAGAAACTGAGATAATTATTCAATTAGCTGATCGAACCAATGCATACCCTGATGGGTTGGTTGAAGATGTGTTGGTGAAAGTTAATGATTTGGTGTTTCCATCTGATTTTTATGTACTTGATATGGATAATGATCACTCCCCCGTAGGGGTGggcacgggtcgggtacccgccccgAACGTCAAATGGCTGACCCGACCCTAA